The genomic region ACTATTGAGCACATAACACTCAACCATCCCGAAAACTTCCAACTTAAAACTCACCTTCTCCTCTCTCATCCTAGTAGTCTCAGCAACAACCTCGGTGAAGAACTTCCTGGGCTTGCTTCCAAAAATCTTGATGCCCAACAACCGAGAAATCGTCGGAAAACTCCTGCCCGTCAGTATCTTCAGCGATACCCAGGTCGAGAAATTAAGCGACTCTCTACCAAGCTTATAAAACACATTATCGGGATCATTCATCGAGTCCACAGCAATCCCGAAGCTGCAGGTAGCAACGACATCGTTCGCATAACGTCGAAAGAGATCCTGCATGTCCCAGTCTCGTCCTTTCTTCGATCCTTCAGCAATGAAGGCGCTTGTTTTCTCTGCGCAATCGATGATTAATTTGAACATCGACTTCATCTTCGATGAAGTGAAAGCTGGACTTAGCAACTTCCTCATCTCTCTCCAACGATCTCCTCTTAGGGCGAACAGGTTCTTGCCCATCAATGGATCCATTTCCTCATTGACAAATCCTGCGTGGTCAGTGAAATGATCGAAGTTCTTCACGGCGATCGAGGTGATCAACTCAGGATCTCGGATCACGATTGTTGGAGTAATAAAGTTGTAGAAGCCGAAATACTTCAGGTCTCGGAACTTGAAGTAAACACTTCGCAAATAATCGCCGAAAAATTGCCTTCGAAACAACACTGGAGCCATGTTGCCCACGATGGGCCATGGTTTCATGTATTCAACGCCTCGTTTTTCGAAACTGGTGGCACTGCTCCATAAGAAGCGGTATGCTAATATGCATAGAAGGACCACGACCAGTGCGGTTGTTATTGGATCCATTTTTGCTGAGTTGTTGGAGGAACGTTCTGCTTATAGTCGGTTAGGGATCCTCTTGGGATGGATTCCCGCGCGCAACTAATATCTTCACGGCTATCGGTAGCATAAGAACTAACTGTGGGACATGTGACTTCTGACGTTGATTCTGCACAGAGTGTTCGCTGGCTCTAGAAACAGTATCTTGCGGGTGAGGAGCTTGTGATGTAATGAGTAGTTAGACAAGTTATCGTCAGAGATATGAAATTGTTCAGAAAGTAGGAACGTAGCAACCTGCACTGTTACTTGTATTGGTATTCGCAAGAGGTTTGAACATGTTTACGAAATACTTAAAGAGAATGATGCGCTTGAGATAGTTTGAGCGCCAAATGCCTCTTACTCcacttaacaattttttaatcacgTTGGAACATGTACAACgttactaaaaaaaaaacaatgctgCATTCATCAGAGTCCGTAGAATCATTCTATGCAAGAAGAATTAGCATATCTTTCTCGGTTGAAGCAGGAGAAATTCTTAAGGTGGTAAAGCTATCTGAGAAAATTCCCGCGTCAAAGATGGCTTgttccacaattttttaaaaacgtcACAACATTTACAGTGTTATTAAAACGAATAGTGCCGCATCCAGAAGAGTCCATAGAATTATTTTACGGAAGAAATATTAGCATCGCATCTTCATCGGAGCAGAAAAAATTCCTAATCTCGCAACAATTTATGTTTATTTCATCTTTCAAGTCTTCTTTATCAAAATTGATAATAGTAATCGATCATATATTAGGTACTATGTATACACGCGGCCCACTCTTATTTTTCAGCTATCTGACACCGAACGGAATAATATAATTCCGCTTCCAACAGTTGTTACCGTATCAAAATATTGAACAATTGGTAGCCGTCTAGTTAAATGTGAACTCGAGAACAGGCAGTCGTCCAGATTAATCGACTCGACGATGGAATACGTACGCAATTAGGTTTAATAATATCGCTTTAGACACGCTAATCCTCCCGAACTATCGCTCCATTTTCCGTTTGATTCCGTTTAATAGTCAATTTCCTACAATCTTTAATCGCTGTGCATTGTTCGGTCATTTCAATTTTATGAAACATTCTCGTTCATATCACATTTTAATGATACATTCCGTTAGTGTcccaaattgaaaaaaaaatatacatttaataatacatcgatttttaattataacACATGCGTGtcccgtatatacatatacagggtgtcccaaaattccttcaacagccggaaatgagaggttcctaagatcatttgaagcaacattttcctttgcaaaaattttagtataggagttattaacgaaaaacaaccACGTTCCAATCAGAGCGCTTAGACGCGAATTGGCACAGTCGGCTCGGCGCGCCatctgtctattggccgactgtgccaactcgcgtctaggttgcgctctgattggtccgtgtttttcgttaataactcctaaacaaagccgaggATAACATTTTTACAAACGAAAATGTTGCtttaaatgatctcaggaacctcccatttccggttgttgaaggaattttgggacaccctgtatagacaaTTAAGTCGAATGCATTCACGAAAGAGTAAATGTGAATAGCTACAAcattgataataataaaatattcgaaTAAACACAATTAACTCTAATAACTATAAGATCAATGTTTATTTGAACAGTGTCCGCCTCTTTAGAATATCAATACAAGTTACTGTATTGACTACGTTGCTACATCATCAACAATTTCGCATCACTCGCAAAATAATCTCTATGTACTCGTTGCATCACACGCTCCTCACTCGCAAGACGCAGATTCCGGAGCTAACGAGCACTCGGCGCGACGCTTATCTACAACACCAAACGTCACAAGTCACGTGTCTACATAGAAGTAGTTTTCATATGAGTGATCGCCGTTACGATTTTAGTTGCGCGCGGGAATCTGTCACAAAAGGTTCCCCAACCAACTACAACCAGAGTCGCTCCGACAAGAATTCAGCAGAAATGGATCCAGTAACAACAGCCCTAGCAGTAGGCCTCCTGTGCTTATTAGTCTACCGTTTCTTATGGATCAGTACCACCAGTTTCGAAAAACGAGGCATTGAACACACGAAACCATGGCTCATCGTGGGCAACATGGCTCCAGTGTTGTTCCGAAGACAATTCTACGGCGATTATTTGCGAAATGTTTACTTCAAATTCCGAGACCTGAAGTATTTCGGCTTCTACAACCTCGTTGCTCCAATAATCGTGATCCGAGATCCAGAGTTGATCACCTCGATCGCCGTGAAGAACTTCGATCATTTCACTGACCACATAGGATTTGTCAATGAGGAAATGGATCCATTGATGGGCAAGAACCTGTTCGCCCTGAGAGGAGATCGTTGGAAAGAGATGAGGAAGTTGCTAAGTCCAGCTTTCACTTCAGCGAAGATGAAGTCGATGTTCAAATTAATCGTTGATTGCGCAGAGAGAACCAATGCCTTCATTTCTCAAGATTCGAAGAAAGGACGAGCCTGGGACATGCAAGATCTCTTTCGACGTTATGCGAACGATGTCGTTGCTACCACCAGCTTTGGGATTGCTGTGGACTCGCTGAAGGATCCGGACAACGAGTTCTATAAGCTCGGTAGAGAGTCGCTTAATTTCTCGACCTGGGTGTCGTTGAAGATGATGATGGGGAGGAATTTTCCGACGATTTCTCGATTGTTGGGTATCACGATTTTTGGAAGCAAGCCCAGGAAGTTCTTCACCAAGGTCGTTGCTGAGACAACTAGGATGAGAGAAGAGAAGGTCAGTTTTAAGTTGGTAGTGTTCGGGATGGTTGAGTGTTATGTGCTCAATAGTGGATCACTTATTAGCAGATTAATTCGCGTACATTGTAGATTAGTATGATGTTGAAACACCGTTTCTCATTAATCTAATAACTTTGCTCCCACGACCAGGGTATCCACCGACCAGACATGATCCAGCTGATGATGGACTCTCGCGACAAGGATGGCAAACGTCTCACTGTCGATGAGATGACAAATCAAGCATTCATCTTCTTCCTGGGCGGGTTCGACACATCGACATTAATGATGTGTATGGTCGCTCAAATGATCGCCACAAACCCAGAAGTTCAATCGAAAGTGTTGCTCGAAGTCGAGGAAGCTCATCGCAAGATGGCAGAGGCTCAACCAATTTACGACGTGATCAAGGAGATGACCTACATGGACGCGGTCATTGATGAAACCTTGCGGATGTATCCGGTAGTACCTTTTCTCGATAGAATCTGCGTAAAAGAGTTCGAACTTCCTCCAGCAAAACCAGGTGCTAAATCCGTCTCAGTCAAACCTGGAGAGTCGCTATGGTTCCTTCCAACTGGCATACACCATGATACTAAATATTATAAGGATCCCGAAAACTTCAGGCCAGAGAGATTCCTAAACGGTGAAGTTTCGACGAATACGTACATACCATTTGGTTTGGGACCTAGGGTTTGCATTGGTAATAGGTTTGCCATGATGGAGGCTAAGATACTTTTCTGCCTTTTGCTGAAGAATTGTGTCCTCGAACCTTGCGAGAAGACGACTGTGCCCCTCAAGTTTAGCAAGAAGAGTATCATGGTGCTTCCTCCTAATGGCTACTGGTTGAATATTAGGACGAAGGAGGAAGAGTCTGTGGCGAATGGACATGTTGCTAATGGAAAGGCTAATGATACTGTTgcataacacattaccgaccggtgattattgcataattttgaaaaatctatggtatatggccaaacactttttaatgtaaCTTTAAATGGcagcagcaattttcattgtgaattaACCCTGAATAACGTCagctaatagtttcatttaagattgtaatgtaaaaaaaaatttctatgctttcgttTGGTAcagtacaattattgaaaatcctattatggTAATAGGTTAGGAAGTCAAACAAAATGGCTGGCTCACCGATTGTAGACGATTCCGACGCGGAACGAGAGTTTACTACGATGCTGAgtgggtaactgcaccagtgaatgaacatttaagaaattgttcaggaagatattttatttaaaaaaaaaatatgtgaattaaaggaatctcatgtatgccaaatggctccctatacttcatttttcaaaaataaatgaacacaaataaaatgaaattattattatttttgtttattaaacattaaataaaaaatataaaaaataccagtcaatgaacactacattctagtaattgaacaatgatggtccaatgaatgaacaaaattactaaacattattctcctatttatttaactctttaatcacaaaaaatcccgtaaaattaattttctttggctccGTTATCTTTGTTAAAACATCCTGTCTCTTGTACCAAACCGTATCTGGAATCTCTGGCCATTTCCATACCATTTCCATACTTTTTCACATTCTACCATTGTTGTCACGTCATGAACACTGTTCATTTACTGGGCTATGAGTAATACCGTGGACCAGTGAATAGacacaacgaatttttaacgaaatattcattttatagctatttttgtgatttatattcactatttaaaccctcgtacatctatattgttagtaacttttatctcatgtgtaaaagaaaaggtcgtgtatacattatacataccttactagttttagctatgttgcacacactcaacgcacttggtgaaaataggccatcttagaaactaatggtcaattgaccgatataaaccaataggaatacagctacgaaaaagagggatatattccattggcccaagagtcattatcgctagtatgccgtgcggcttaaaatttgttgaaatatacaaaagcgttaatttactggtgcccgtttattcactggtgcagttaccctacgtTATGCTGTGATTGCCCAGAACTGTGAAATCgaaagaaaaaatatagaaaagaacagcactaaattattatgaaaattaatttatagcaTTTAGTAGATACTATTgagggaataatattaaaaatatgaaaatttgttgtcgaCTGGGGTTACTCCAAAATAAAAAGGACACGCGTAAATTGTGTAGTTTAATGTAAGAATCGTGATGTTGCAGACTGCACGGACAAAAGGCGACTGAGCCATCAGAAGAaggtaaaataaaaaagaataggATCACAGGAAATAAAACATAATCGAACAGTCGCGGGGAAGCGGCCCGCTTCTGCTTCGCACGCATCAGATCATACGCAAACAAACGCATGAAGTATGTGTGACTCTTGTGTCACTCCAACACCCCCACTACTTGGGCGTTTTGTGCACGCGTTCTAAGATGTTCATTTCTGTGCGCAAtacattgaatttttcgtagctTAGCGGCTTCGTCAGTATGTCGGCGCATTGATCGTGGGTGCTGACGTATATTTCGTATCAATCTGCGATGAAATTGCGGATTTCGAGACAATCTTATCGCGCTTTGATTGTCCACATTTAAAATCGTAGATTCGACACATCCATGCTCGAT from Lasioglossum baleicum chromosome 2, iyLasBale1, whole genome shotgun sequence harbors:
- the LOC143215487 gene encoding cytochrome P450 9e2-like — encoded protein: MDPITTALVVVLLCILAYRFLWSSATSFEKRGVEYMKPWPIVGNMAPVLFRRQFFGDYLRSVYFKFRDLKYFGFYNFITPTIVIRDPELITSIAVKNFDHFTDHAGFVNEEMDPLMGKNLFALRGDRWREMRKLLSPAFTSSKMKSMFKLIIDCAEKTSAFIAEGSKKGRDWDMQDLFRRYANDVVATCSFGIAVDSMNDPDNVFYKLGRESLNFSTWVSLKILTGRSFPTISRLLGIKIFGSKPRKFFTEVVAETTRMREEKGIHRPDMIQLMLDSRDKDGNRLSVDEMTNQAFVFFLAGFETTATMMCLVAQLIATNPEIKSKVLLEVEEAHRKMADGQPTYDVIRDMAYLDAVIDETSRMYPVAGFLDRICVKEFELPPAKPGAQPVIVKPGDTLWFLPTGLHHDPKYYKDPENFRPERFLNGEVSPNTYIPFGLGPRVCIGNRFAIMESKILLCHLLKSCVLEPCERTTDPLKFSKKTVTLLPLTGYWLNIRTKKDESEANGDIANKKANGAVS